One genomic region from Prevotella sp. Rep29 encodes:
- a CDS encoding non-ribosomal peptide synthetase produces MKRFTPLTKSQLGIYIECMNHLDEPYYNLPYLYILDKSLDGMRLCQAVETAVKAHPTLFTRIIQDEDGEPKQTIDMENEEWTLSIEKVEDINQVKNQLIQPYDILGGRLFHIRLFQDAEQFYLFIDYHHIIVDGTSMSIMLHDIERAYQGEDIEKEGVTLEEIAFEEFEEREKPIFEEAKQWYAKNFDCSDTFTQLMPDLENSRHQEDSMLLTLAIDPNRVAAFCQENGIFKSTLFTSAYSFLLCKFNNEQESLFTTVYNGRRDKRMNHTVGMFVKTLPVYAKYDKDTTVIEFLRAGQEQMRGCRQYDIYSFGDVMADLKLQSNSMFAWHGMLFSDEQLMGKPMKAERLGNSTLDASLYLKAFVLGGHYQVKAEYNANEYSQELISQFLQSYEAVVNGFLSAGYLSDIDISTDKQVELLDSFNRQDVDYDDTQTIVSLFRRQAEKTPQATAVVYKGKRFTYADVNDMSDRIACRIASMGLGTEDVVSILIPRSEWMVIASLGVLKAGCGYQPLDPTYPKERLNFMMQDANAKLLIADGELRPIVDEYQGDVLLIEDGKMKMEGDVVHCHLASEITPDNLFIMLYTSGSTGIPKGCQLTHGNLVAFCHWYQRFYELKPGHCVAAYASYGFDASMMDMYPALTSGACVHIIPEELRLDLMALNDYFEQNSITHSFMTTQVGYQFATSIDNHSLLYLSTGGEKLAPMAPPTGYKFYNVYGPTECTIFTTAYHLREQMKEIPIGKPLENMRLYIVDQQGHRLPVGAAGELWVSGPQVSRGYLNRPDKTAEVYIDNPFTDERKYRRVYRTGDIVRYLPSGDIQFVGRRDGQVKIRGFRIELKEVEGIIRQFPNIKDATVQAFDEDGGGKFIAAYIVSDQQIDIESLNQFILDEKPPYMVPAVTMQIDAIPLNQNQKVNKRALPKPEKKSMDIEAVNIPMNVLEEELHGMVAAIVGNGDFGVTTPLGYAGLTSISAIKLAVQVNKRYHVALDSKSLVKSGSLQTIENDILKELLSQGGVQESKSSDNSTTNESTVPLSYAQTGVYFDCLRNPTSTLYNIPYLLTFPAGTNATALSNAVKQVVECHPELGVHFSTQGEQIVQTLEDSVPVEVVTTQMSDGELEKYKSEFVRPFNLQKAPLYRFEVVETPTAVHLLMDVHHLLFDGGSADLFIRQLCSVVEGNSIDKEDYSYFNFVVDQQAAADGETFAASRQFFADRLQSCEGASEIPADLPKTDQQGFIGEAVCLVDHDKAIAFCRQQEITPAHLYLAAVSYVVSRYINSRDVYLSTVSSGRSNLKIADTVGMFVNTLALSLKIDDVTVADYLHQVSNTFDETLRHEDYPFARIAADYGFHPAIAYAYQVGVLSKYTVHGQPVGQELLELNVPKFKLNIKIESRGVVVQYDDALYSVRLGNAIAESIVAVAERMIAQPQAKVRQLSIISENQEEELGHLRQVATGEAPFKLFHECISYYAHQSPGQEALVACDATYSYKEMDELTNRIANGLHKRGVKTGDRIALLLPRTSRLIISLFGVLKVGAAYIPCDPDYPEDRVKLILEDSEAKLIITPELAEELLQTDDASQPQTDVTPEDLAYLIYTSGSTGRPKGVMLRHAGICNYLYGHPANVFANAVLTDTTRILSVTTISFDAALQDIGMAYYNGKTLIVATEEQANNPLDLAQLIKTQHINMVSGTPSRWQTWLTSEDFCDAISQVKICRAGGEKFSDQLLQQMHGITKARIFNCYGPTEITVASNNAELTNAKTATVGKPQLNVKEFIVDTDGNELPVGVVGELYIGGRGVARGYNNLDDMTRERFVEYHGERIYKSGDYAKWLPDGNVMILGRTDHQIKLRGLRIELGEIENVMLRVEGMKKVVIVIRKLNDKEHLCAYYTAEHEIVPNELKAEISKSLTQYMVPTAYLQLKEMPMTPNGKTDIKALPEPQLAISGDYEAPATDTERTFCNIFATILQMDKVGATDNFFELGGTSLVVTRVIIEADKAGLHVAYGDVFAHPTPRQLASQFESADEKKSLGDSEIADYDYSAINHLLQQNNLTMFRKGQRQPIGNVLLTGATGYLGIHILRELIDSDASNIYCLVRGKNQEAAESRLRTLLYYYFSDSFKGLIGTRLHVVLGDVTGNIDESLPIDTVFNCAAIVKHFSEGTEIEDVNIGGAQRCVDFCIKKGARLIHVSTASTRGLWAGEVKDDIFTEQRLYMGQYLGNKYIYSKFMAERLILDAVAQHGLHAKIMRVGNLAARSTDGEFQANFSTNSFMGRIKVYNMLGCCPYGMRNKSVEFSPINEVAHAIVLLATTPRECTVFHPYNIHGQFLGDVLMGLTTVGDGVRFVEQDDFDAAMQQAKDDPQKARQMASLLAYQDMAHGQKTTDVRRDNDYTTQVLYRLGFSWSPTSWDYVERMLTAIGGFGFFD; encoded by the coding sequence ATGAAACGATTTACACCATTAACCAAATCACAGTTAGGTATATATATCGAGTGTATGAACCATCTCGATGAACCTTACTACAATCTACCTTATTTATATATATTGGATAAGAGCCTTGATGGAATGCGCCTTTGCCAAGCCGTGGAAACGGCTGTCAAGGCACACCCAACGCTCTTCACCCGTATCATACAGGATGAAGACGGCGAACCAAAACAGACCATAGACATGGAAAATGAGGAGTGGACGCTTTCCATTGAAAAAGTGGAAGACATCAACCAGGTCAAGAACCAACTCATCCAACCATACGATATCTTGGGTGGAAGGCTGTTTCACATCCGCCTGTTCCAAGACGCAGAACAGTTCTATTTGTTCATCGACTATCACCATATCATAGTCGATGGCACGTCAATGAGCATCATGCTGCATGACATCGAAAGGGCTTACCAAGGTGAAGACATCGAGAAGGAAGGAGTCACTTTGGAGGAAATCGCCTTTGAGGAGTTTGAGGAACGCGAGAAACCTATCTTTGAAGAGGCTAAACAATGGTATGCGAAGAATTTTGATTGTAGTGACACATTCACGCAATTGATGCCCGACCTTGAGAATTCACGCCACCAAGAGGATAGCATGTTGTTGACTCTCGCCATCGACCCAAATCGTGTGGCGGCTTTTTGCCAAGAGAATGGCATTTTCAAGAGTACCTTGTTTACATCTGCCTATTCATTCTTGCTTTGCAAATTCAATAACGAGCAAGAGTCATTATTCACTACTGTTTACAATGGCCGTCGTGACAAGCGGATGAACCATACCGTGGGAATGTTTGTGAAGACATTGCCCGTTTATGCGAAGTATGATAAAGACACTACGGTAATTGAATTCTTGAGGGCAGGGCAGGAGCAAATGCGCGGTTGCCGACAGTACGATATTTATTCGTTTGGCGACGTGATGGCTGACTTGAAGTTGCAAAGCAATTCCATGTTTGCCTGGCACGGAATGTTGTTTTCCGATGAGCAATTGATGGGGAAGCCAATGAAGGCGGAACGCCTTGGCAACAGTACCCTTGATGCCTCGCTTTATCTAAAAGCCTTCGTCTTGGGCGGACATTACCAAGTGAAAGCCGAATATAATGCCAATGAGTATTCGCAGGAACTCATCAGCCAATTCCTCCAGAGCTATGAGGCTGTCGTTAATGGTTTCTTATCGGCAGGATATTTGAGCGACATTGACATTTCCACGGATAAACAAGTAGAGTTGTTAGATAGTTTTAATCGTCAAGACGTGGACTATGACGATACGCAGACCATCGTGTCGTTGTTCCGTAGACAAGCAGAGAAAACGCCGCAGGCAACGGCAGTGGTGTATAAGGGCAAGAGATTTACATACGCCGATGTCAATGACATGAGTGACCGCATTGCCTGTCGGATAGCATCGATGGGCTTGGGAACAGAAGATGTGGTGTCAATCCTTATTCCACGTTCAGAGTGGATGGTCATCGCATCATTGGGTGTATTGAAGGCTGGTTGTGGTTATCAGCCTTTAGACCCCACCTATCCGAAAGAGCGGTTAAACTTCATGATGCAAGATGCCAACGCCAAGTTGCTCATTGCCGATGGGGAATTGCGTCCCATCGTCGATGAATATCAAGGAGATGTATTACTGATCGAAGATGGAAAGATGAAGATGGAAGGAGATGTCGTACACTGTCATCTTGCATCGGAAATCACTCCTGACAATCTTTTCATCATGCTATATACATCTGGCTCTACGGGTATTCCCAAGGGTTGTCAGTTGACACACGGCAACCTTGTCGCTTTTTGCCATTGGTATCAACGCTTCTATGAGTTGAAACCGGGGCATTGTGTGGCGGCTTACGCCAGTTATGGGTTCGATGCTTCGATGATGGATATGTATCCAGCGCTTACAAGTGGGGCTTGTGTGCATATTATCCCGGAAGAGTTGCGTCTTGACTTGATGGCATTGAATGACTACTTTGAACAAAATAGCATCACCCATTCCTTCATGACAACGCAAGTGGGGTATCAGTTTGCAACCAGCATAGACAACCATTCGCTGCTCTATCTTTCCACGGGAGGAGAGAAATTAGCACCGATGGCACCGCCCACAGGCTACAAGTTTTACAATGTTTATGGCCCTACGGAGTGTACCATCTTCACGACGGCTTACCATCTTCGTGAACAGATGAAGGAAATACCCATTGGCAAGCCACTCGAAAACATGCGTCTCTATATTGTAGACCAACAAGGACATCGCCTGCCAGTAGGTGCTGCGGGTGAGTTGTGGGTATCGGGACCACAGGTAAGCCGTGGCTATCTGAATCGGCCAGATAAGACGGCGGAGGTATATATTGACAATCCCTTTACGGATGAAAGGAAATATCGGCGTGTCTATCGTACGGGCGACATCGTGCGATACTTGCCAAGCGGTGACATCCAGTTTGTCGGTCGTCGGGATGGGCAGGTGAAGATACGCGGATTCCGCATTGAGCTGAAAGAGGTGGAAGGCATCATCCGCCAATTCCCCAACATCAAGGATGCCACGGTGCAGGCCTTTGACGAGGATGGCGGCGGGAAATTCATAGCTGCCTATATCGTCAGTGACCAGCAGATAGACATTGAATCCCTCAACCAGTTTATCCTTGACGAGAAGCCTCCTTACATGGTACCCGCCGTGACGATGCAAATCGACGCCATCCCGCTCAACCAAAACCAGAAGGTGAATAAGCGGGCTTTGCCAAAACCTGAGAAAAAGTCGATGGATATAGAAGCCGTGAATATCCCTATGAATGTTTTGGAAGAGGAACTTCACGGGATGGTTGCCGCTATCGTGGGCAATGGTGACTTCGGCGTGACCACTCCTTTGGGATATGCGGGGCTTACCTCTATCTCTGCCATTAAATTGGCGGTGCAGGTGAATAAGCGTTATCATGTGGCACTCGACTCCAAGTCGTTGGTGAAGAGCGGCTCTCTGCAAACGATAGAAAATGACATCTTGAAAGAACTATTGAGTCAAGGAGGTGTTCAAGAGTCAAAGAGTTCTGACAATAGTACGACAAATGAGTCTACTGTTCCCCTTTCATACGCCCAAACGGGAGTGTATTTCGATTGTTTGAGAAATCCCACCTCCACCTTATATAATATACCTTATCTCCTCACGTTTCCGGCAGGGACCAATGCCACGGCATTAAGCAATGCCGTGAAGCAAGTTGTCGAATGTCATCCCGAACTGGGTGTCCACTTCTCTACCCAAGGGGAACAAATAGTGCAGACTTTGGAAGATAGTGTTCCCGTGGAAGTCGTGACTACCCAGATGAGTGATGGGGAATTGGAAAAATACAAGTCGGAGTTCGTCCGTCCGTTCAATTTACAGAAAGCCCCGCTCTATCGTTTTGAAGTGGTGGAAACACCCACTGCCGTCCATCTGCTGATGGATGTGCATCATCTGTTGTTTGATGGTGGGTCGGCTGACTTATTCATTCGTCAACTTTGTTCTGTGGTTGAGGGTAACAGCATAGATAAAGAAGATTATAGTTATTTCAATTTCGTGGTAGACCAGCAAGCCGCCGCAGATGGCGAAACGTTTGCCGCTTCTCGCCAGTTCTTTGCCGATAGATTGCAATCATGTGAGGGTGCAAGTGAAATTCCTGCCGACTTACCAAAGACCGACCAGCAGGGATTCATCGGCGAGGCTGTCTGTCTGGTAGACCATGACAAGGCCATAGCTTTCTGTCGCCAGCAGGAGATTACGCCGGCACATCTTTATCTTGCTGCCGTCAGCTATGTTGTATCACGTTACATCAACAGTCGCGACGTTTACCTCAGCACTGTCAGCAGCGGACGCTCTAACCTGAAGATTGCCGATACGGTGGGTATGTTTGTCAATACCCTTGCCCTCAGTCTGAAGATTGACGATGTGACGGTGGCCGACTATCTGCATCAAGTCAGCAACACCTTTGACGAGACGCTACGCCACGAGGACTATCCTTTCGCCCGTATTGCTGCCGACTACGGTTTCCATCCCGCCATTGCCTACGCTTACCAAGTGGGTGTGTTGTCGAAATATACAGTTCATGGGCAACCTGTCGGACAGGAGCTGTTGGAGTTGAATGTGCCGAAGTTTAAGTTGAATATCAAGATAGAGTCGCGTGGGGTGGTGGTGCAATATGATGATGCCCTCTATTCCGTCCGTTTGGGCAATGCCATAGCCGAGAGCATCGTGGCTGTTGCCGAGCGCATGATAGCCCAACCACAAGCGAAAGTACGCCAGCTCTCTATCATCAGCGAAAACCAAGAAGAGGAGTTAGGCCATCTGCGTCAGGTGGCTACGGGTGAGGCTCCATTTAAGTTGTTCCATGAGTGTATCAGCTACTATGCCCATCAGTCACCGGGACAGGAGGCATTGGTTGCTTGCGACGCCACATATAGTTATAAGGAAATGGACGAACTGACGAATCGCATCGCCAATGGCTTGCACAAGCGTGGTGTCAAGACTGGCGACCGTATCGCCCTGTTGCTGCCACGTACCAGTCGGCTGATTATCTCGCTCTTCGGCGTGTTGAAAGTTGGTGCCGCCTATATCCCCTGCGACCCTGACTATCCAGAGGATCGCGTGAAACTGATTCTTGAGGATAGCGAGGCAAAACTGATTATCACACCTGAATTAGCAGAAGAGTTGTTGCAGACGGATGATGCCTCGCAGCCGCAGACAGATGTCACCCCTGAAGATCTTGCATACCTTATTTATACCAGTGGCTCCACGGGTCGCCCCAAGGGAGTGATGTTGCGCCATGCGGGTATCTGCAACTACCTCTATGGACATCCGGCAAATGTCTTTGCCAATGCCGTGCTGACAGATACCACACGCATCCTCAGCGTCACCACCATCTCGTTTGATGCCGCCCTGCAAGATATCGGTATGGCCTACTATAATGGTAAGACGCTCATTGTTGCCACAGAGGAACAAGCCAACAACCCACTCGACTTGGCTCAACTCATCAAGACACAGCATATTAACATGGTGAGTGGTACGCCTTCGCGTTGGCAGACCTGGCTTACCAGCGAGGACTTCTGCGATGCCATCAGCCAAGTGAAGATCTGCCGTGCGGGTGGTGAGAAATTCTCCGACCAATTGTTGCAACAGATGCACGGCATCACCAAGGCACGTATCTTCAATTGCTATGGTCCCACGGAGATTACCGTGGCGTCGAACAATGCCGAACTGACCAATGCCAAGACCGCCACCGTCGGGAAGCCACAGTTGAACGTGAAGGAGTTTATCGTCGATACAGACGGCAACGAACTGCCAGTGGGTGTCGTTGGCGAGCTTTATATCGGCGGTCGTGGTGTGGCTCGCGGCTATAACAACCTTGACGATATGACCCGCGAGCGTTTCGTGGAATACCACGGCGAGCGCATCTATAAGTCGGGCGACTATGCTAAGTGGTTGCCTGATGGAAATGTCATGATTCTCGGACGTACCGACCATCAGATTAAGTTGCGCGGCTTGCGCATCGAACTCGGCGAGATAGAGAATGTAATGTTAAGGGTGGAAGGCATGAAGAAGGTGGTCATCGTCATTCGCAAACTCAACGACAAAGAACACCTCTGCGCCTACTATACCGCAGAACATGAGATAGTTCCCAACGAACTGAAAGCCGAGATTTCCAAGAGTCTGACACAATATATGGTGCCTACGGCCTACCTCCAACTGAAGGAAATGCCGATGACACCCAACGGTAAGACTGACATCAAGGCACTGCCCGAGCCGCAACTGGCCATTAGTGGCGACTATGAGGCACCCGCCACTGACACAGAGCGGACGTTCTGTAATATCTTCGCCACCATCTTACAGATGGATAAGGTGGGAGCCACAGACAATTTCTTTGAGTTGGGAGGGACATCATTGGTCGTTACACGTGTCATCATCGAGGCAGACAAGGCAGGGTTGCATGTGGCTTATGGGGACGTGTTCGCCCATCCCACGCCAAGGCAATTGGCAAGCCAGTTTGAATCGGCGGATGAAAAGAAATCCCTGGGCGACTCCGAAATAGCTGATTACGACTATTCGGCCATCAATCATCTCTTGCAGCAAAACAATCTGACGATGTTCCGTAAGGGGCAGCGGCAGCCCATTGGTAATGTCTTGCTGACAGGAGCAACGGGCTATCTCGGCATCCATATTCTTCGTGAACTCATCGATTCCGATGCCTCGAACATCTATTGCTTGGTGAGAGGCAAGAACCAAGAGGCGGCGGAGAGCCGTCTACGGACGCTTCTCTACTATTATTTCTCCGACTCCTTCAAGGGTCTCATAGGCACTCGCCTCCATGTAGTGTTGGGCGATGTGACTGGAAATATTGACGAGAGCCTGCCTATCGACACGGTTTTCAATTGCGCTGCCATCGTCAAGCATTTCTCCGAGGGTACGGAGATAGAGGACGTGAACATCGGAGGGGCGCAGCGGTGTGTGGACTTCTGCATCAAGAAGGGCGCACGGCTCATCCATGTCTCCACGGCAAGTACGCGCGGATTGTGGGCTGGAGAGGTGAAGGATGACATCTTTACCGAGCAACGACTCTACATGGGGCAATATCTTGGCAACAAGTATATCTACTCTAAGTTTATGGCTGAACGCCTTATCCTCGATGCCGTTGCCCAGCATGGGCTACATGCGAAGATCATGCGTGTGGGAAACCTTGCCGCCCGGAGTACCGACGGCGAGTTCCAGGCCAATTTCTCCACCAACTCCTTCATGGGTCGTATCAAGGTGTATAACATGCTTGGCTGCTGTCCATACGGGATGAGAAACAAGAGCGTGGAGTTCTCGCCCATCAACGAGGTGGCTCATGCCATCGTGTTATTGGCGACCACGCCGAGGGAATGCACCGTGTTCCATCCTTATAACATCCATGGCCAGTTCCTTGGCGATGTGTTGATGGGGCTGACGACAGTGGGCGATGGCGTGCGTTTCGTGGAGCAAGACGACTTTGATGCCGCCATGCAACAAGCCAAGGACGACCCGCAGAAAGCCCGCCAAATGGCAAGCCTGTTGGCTTATCAAGACATGGCACACGGGCAGAAGACCACCGATGTGCGCCGCGACAACGACTATACCACGCAGGTACTCTATCGCTTGGGCTTCTCCTGGTCGCCCACGTCATGGGATTATGTCGAGCGTATGCTCACCGCCATCGGTGGGTTTGGCTTCTTCGATTGA
- a CDS encoding MATE family efflux transporter, with translation MKNEESSLFYRFLWAYILVALSGCLGNVVDGIIVGNLIDKDGVSAINLSKPIVQFIFTLHLLINAGAGMLVGYALGRNDVGEARRFFSRSLALSVGLGLVITLLGGIVFPADISRLLCSDDVIRPLAFQYMQVLLIGSPAYILMWGLSTMVGVDGSPQLVSVAVIVDNAVNLCLDIVFIQLFGWGITGSSAATIVGHLVGIAILLTHWRRHRRLLPIIETKSLVASWRRIVGQGAPLALASVCLTLLLLSANTIVLSTAGSVGIFVFAVCMNLLQVYNLFISGTCQTLQSLGAITIGKNDSDGFRAVLRRAFRFITVSMVVTCLLVWVFPGTIARLFGATEEVVIAECSHALRIFALSFIPFCYIYVLMIVYKLYKQHRMALFISLALSLTVIPVMWLMAHYLPSGLWYSYLVAYVLEAIAIVILHKATHVELKLVD, from the coding sequence ATGAAAAATGAAGAGTCATCCCTGTTTTACAGGTTTCTTTGGGCCTATATCCTCGTTGCCCTCTCGGGTTGTTTAGGGAATGTGGTCGATGGCATCATCGTAGGCAACCTCATCGACAAGGATGGTGTCAGTGCCATTAATCTCTCCAAACCCATCGTCCAGTTTATCTTTACGCTCCATTTGCTCATCAATGCGGGTGCCGGAATGCTTGTGGGATACGCGTTGGGGAGGAACGATGTTGGGGAGGCGCGTAGATTTTTTTCCCGCTCGTTGGCACTCAGCGTGGGGTTGGGGCTTGTCATCACGCTCCTTGGTGGCATCGTCTTCCCTGCGGATATATCGCGGTTGCTGTGCAGCGATGACGTGATTCGTCCCTTGGCATTCCAATATATGCAAGTATTGCTCATAGGTTCGCCCGCTTATATCTTGATGTGGGGACTCTCTACAATGGTGGGTGTTGATGGCAGCCCGCAGCTTGTCTCCGTTGCGGTTATCGTGGACAATGCCGTCAATCTTTGCCTCGACATCGTTTTCATCCAACTATTCGGGTGGGGTATCACGGGGTCTTCGGCGGCTACCATCGTGGGTCATCTTGTGGGAATAGCTATCTTGCTGACCCATTGGCGGAGGCATCGTAGGCTTTTACCCATCATCGAAACGAAGAGCTTGGTGGCATCGTGGCGACGTATCGTCGGACAGGGCGCACCTTTGGCGTTGGCTTCTGTCTGCTTGACGCTGCTCCTGCTCTCAGCCAATACCATTGTCCTCTCCACGGCGGGCAGCGTGGGAATATTCGTCTTTGCCGTTTGCATGAACCTATTGCAGGTCTACAACCTTTTCATTTCGGGTACCTGCCAAACGTTACAATCGCTCGGTGCCATCACGATTGGTAAGAACGACAGTGATGGATTCCGTGCCGTGTTGCGCCGTGCCTTCCGTTTTATCACCGTTTCCATGGTGGTGACGTGTTTGTTGGTGTGGGTCTTCCCCGGTACGATAGCCCGTCTGTTCGGTGCCACGGAGGAGGTGGTGATAGCGGAGTGCAGTCATGCATTGCGTATCTTTGCCCTGAGTTTCATTCCGTTCTGTTACATCTACGTGCTGATGATAGTGTATAAGCTGTATAAGCAGCATCGAATGGCGTTGTTTATCTCGTTGGCTCTGTCGCTTACGGTAATCCCCGTTATGTGGCTGATGGCGCATTACCTGCCCTCTGGCTTGTGGTATAGTTACCTTGTGGCATACGTGTTGGAGGCGATAGCCATCGTCATTCTTCACAAGGCAACACATGTGGAATTGAAATTAGTTGATTAG
- a CDS encoding 4'-phosphopantetheinyl transferase superfamily protein: protein MVYIDDNPQEIDVAEALSVVSQQRRDHSLRYLREHDRRLSLSAYLLLQKALRQEYGIFEPPLFSFTPQGKPLLRDHPDIHFSLSHCCQAAVCAVDSRPVGIDIESVDAYDPALVAVTMSGKEQETIAQAPFPAVAFIRFWTMKESLLKFLGEGLVAGRLPSILDTSIPHHFITRENMASGYVYTVCESGI, encoded by the coding sequence ATGGTCTATATTGACGATAATCCACAGGAAATCGACGTGGCAGAGGCTCTTTCTGTCGTCAGCCAGCAACGGCGCGACCATTCATTGCGCTATCTGAGGGAGCATGATAGGCGGCTATCGCTGTCGGCTTACCTACTCTTGCAGAAGGCCTTGCGACAAGAATATGGCATCTTCGAGCCGCCCCTCTTCTCTTTTACGCCACAAGGGAAGCCCCTGTTGAGGGATCACCCTGATATTCATTTTAGCCTCAGCCATTGCTGCCAGGCTGCCGTTTGTGCCGTCGATAGCCGCCCTGTGGGCATTGATATTGAGAGTGTCGATGCGTATGATCCCGCCCTTGTTGCCGTCACCATGAGCGGAAAGGAGCAAGAAACCATTGCCCAAGCCCCTTTTCCCGCCGTGGCATTCATCCGTTTCTGGACGATGAAGGAAAGCCTGTTGAAGTTTTTGGGAGAGGGATTGGTGGCAGGGCGGCTGCCCTCTATCCTTGACACGAGCATCCCCCACCATTTCATTACCCGTGAGAATATGGCATCGGGATATGTCTACACCGTGTGCGAGAGCGGAATATGA
- a CDS encoding DNA/RNA non-specific endonuclease codes for MKELTNLERIKEKFPEIAEQIERIAKNPDTISDINKFVIEETKDGLVISHKEWSKSKCIIKDGVITADAGSLLGKVGDQNEFLNDLLPNKTYIVDGYTKYITDSLSRVVLVISDRNKNIIINHGKPYDKTQERVRKEGVEEDEAGHLISRATGGANEKINLVPMNRDINRQGKWRKMEEMEEKALKEGKTVFSKREPLYKGDSKRPYAIKTTTIIDGKKYTQVIKNP; via the coding sequence ATGAAAGAATTAACAAACTTGGAAAGAATTAAAGAGAAATTTCCTGAAATTGCCGAGCAAATAGAAAGAATTGCTAAAAACCCAGACACAATCTCTGATATTAATAAATTTGTTATTGAAGAAACAAAAGATGGTCTTGTAATCAGTCATAAGGAATGGTCTAAAAGTAAATGTATTATAAAAGATGGTGTAATAACAGCGGATGCAGGTTCTCTGCTAGGAAAGGTCGGAGACCAAAATGAGTTTTTAAATGACCTTCTTCCAAATAAAACATATATTGTAGATGGATACACTAAATATATTACAGACAGTTTAAGTCGGGTTGTTTTGGTAATAAGCGATAGAAATAAAAATATCATAATTAACCATGGAAAGCCTTATGATAAAACCCAAGAACGTGTTCGTAAAGAAGGGGTAGAAGAGGACGAAGCTGGACATCTAATATCTCGTGCTACTGGTGGTGCTAATGAAAAAATAAATTTAGTGCCAATGAATAGAGATATAAATAGACAGGGTAAGTGGAGAAAAATGGAAGAAATGGAAGAAAAAGCATTAAAAGAGGGAAAAACGGTATTTTCAAAAAGAGAACCATTGTATAAAGGTGACTCTAAACGACCTTATGCTATTAAAACAACCACAATAATAGATGGTAAGAAATATACTCAGGTTATTAAAAATCCATAG
- a CDS encoding zinc ribbon domain-containing protein: MIRGITAFKCTQCGETFEGWDAEWRATVFTCPLPCPKCGSIRTRPPLHFPWSFLDRFGWGGNGGYETIWELMEKEQKGKSSNRRPEGVASR, translated from the coding sequence ATGATTAGAGGAATAACGGCATTCAAGTGTACGCAATGTGGTGAGACGTTTGAGGGGTGGGACGCAGAATGGAGGGCAACTGTCTTTACCTGTCCTCTGCCCTGCCCCAAATGCGGAAGTATTCGCACACGCCCTCCACTCCATTTCCCTTGGTCGTTTCTTGACAGATTCGGATGGGGAGGAAATGGTGGGTACGAAACCATCTGGGAACTGATGGAAAAGGAACAAAAAGGAAAGAGCAGCAACAGACGACCAGAAGGAGTCGCAAGCCGTTGA
- the era gene encoding GTPase Era, translating to MHKAGFVNIVGNPNVGKSTLMNQLVGERISIATFKAQTTRHRIMGIVNTDDAQIVFSDTPGVLKPNYKLQESMLAFSESALKDADVLLYVTDVVENPEKNMEFLEKVQKMTIPVLLLINKIDELSDKSDASGQSDARLGNLVERWHQLLPNAEILPISALNKFGTDMLLKRIKELLPDSPPYFDKDQWTDKPARFFVSEIIREKILLYYNKEIPYSVEVRVESFKETEKNIHIRAIIYVERDSQKGIIIGHQGVALKKVSTEARKSLERFFGKSIYLETYVKVDKDWRSSQRELNSFGYNPE from the coding sequence ATGCATAAAGCAGGATTCGTAAATATTGTCGGCAATCCAAATGTAGGAAAAAGTACGCTCATGAACCAATTGGTTGGTGAGCGTATTTCTATTGCTACGTTCAAGGCGCAGACCACGCGCCACCGCATCATGGGCATCGTGAACACCGACGACGCGCAAATCGTCTTCAGCGACACGCCCGGAGTGCTCAAACCCAACTATAAGCTGCAGGAATCGATGCTCGCTTTCTCGGAGAGTGCGCTGAAAGATGCCGACGTGTTGCTCTATGTGACAGACGTCGTAGAGAACCCCGAGAAGAACATGGAGTTCCTGGAGAAAGTGCAGAAGATGACCATCCCCGTGTTGCTGCTCATCAACAAGATAGATGAGCTGTCCGACAAGTCGGATGCGTCAGGTCAGTCAGACGCGAGGCTCGGCAACCTTGTAGAGCGTTGGCATCAACTGCTGCCCAACGCCGAGATACTGCCCATCTCAGCCCTCAACAAGTTCGGAACGGACATGCTGCTCAAGCGCATCAAGGAACTGCTGCCCGACTCGCCGCCCTATTTCGACAAAGACCAATGGACGGACAAGCCCGCCCGTTTCTTCGTCAGCGAGATTATCCGCGAGAAGATACTCCTCTACTACAACAAGGAAATCCCTTATTCCGTTGAAGTGAGGGTGGAAAGCTTCAAGGAGACGGAGAAAAACATCCACATCCGAGCCATCATCTATGTGGAGCGCGACTCGCAGAAAGGCATCATCATCGGGCATCAGGGCGTGGCATTGAAGAAAGTGTCTACCGAAGCCCGCAAGTCGCTGGAGCGCTTCTTCGGGAAGAGCATCTACCTGGAGACCTACGTGAAGGTGGATAAAGACTGGCGTTCATCGCAGCGGGAGCTCAACAGCTTCGGCTATAATCCAGAGTAA